One Rhinoderma darwinii isolate aRhiDar2 chromosome 6, aRhiDar2.hap1, whole genome shotgun sequence DNA window includes the following coding sequences:
- the LOC142655168 gene encoding E3 ubiquitin-protein ligase DTX3L-like encodes MSDPGHHGPHPGDQPPYTRGTTGVQYTGQRGVEGQGRSGTWCLEDSGLPLSNIWQRDPPGLGHRDPPGLGHRDPPGLGHRDPPGLGHRDPPGLGQRDPPGLGYPVLVHLPEYLPKFYLKIRKYFSSNNKSGGEENCEVTEINPKTYRVLFQDRAAQDRVLKKKDHVIESMSVQVTMVGDMKSDELHRSSQTSRTPQSADLYTDAGNDYRDEGRPGGDDGSGSHSADLKTSYRSSAAGAGGGISPYPEIFSETSTRLNPDLIHKELLQEIAHKFPSLKMTESEAGIEVRGSFGEIGKLHRFLQVKLGGGVRSSSAVNDEEHEEDGEDDLNLQSALYEYIAEIYKEEMEKMQKRCNVQIVEVRKSVDNSVIKLKPLGLNSLMEQAKKMFIDKVQAVTKDWSQKEAPLSAMTASLEATKLYMKEHHKTLVLEERGRLVLRGPERELTLAVEALQKGACRSPLSRRVITISSKDTRSEVLVDAKHMDILKKLKSREIEELQQKYRVRMDEESKDRNVSVTFKAVKGVPDLGPHACHRFTSLLQETIMNLQSKNINGNLEIEEERVAQFSRKLQRGGIDVIVERDRGSVTLIASSILVDFAEEKLQEFLKIQDPREAAAPGGGTDEAMDTSKAPDKKTSAEEETCPICLDQIKNKKILQKCKHEFCDLCIQQCASLKPVCPVCSVPYGVVIGNQPDGTMTTITHHQTLPGFPGCGTISIQYDIPGGTQQKNHPNPGTSFSGTHRTGYLPDNPEGREILHLLRKAFDQKLIFTVGESRTTGAKDTVTWNDIHHKTSMYGGPAGFGYPDPNYLSRVRDELKAKGIEMK; translated from the exons ATGTCTGACCCCGGACACCACGGCCCTCACCCCGGAGATCAGCCGCCGTATACCAGGGGGACTACAGGCGTACAATATACGGGGCAGCGGGGCGTGGAGGGTCAGGGGCGCAGCGGTACATGGTGTCTGGAAGATTCTGGGCTTCCCCTTAGCAATATCTGGCAGCGAGACCCCCCTGGATTGGGGCACCGAGACCCCCCTGGATTGGGGCACCGAGACCCCCCCGGATTGGGGCACCGAGACCCCCCCGGATTGGGGCACCGAGATCCCCCTGGATTGGGGCAGCGAGACCCCCCTGGATTGGGGTACCCGGTCCTGGTTCATCTCCCTGAATATCTGCCAAAATTTTACCTAAAGATTAGGAAATACTTTTCATCTAATAATAAATCAGGAGGAGAAGAAAATTGTGAAGTGACGGAGATCAACCCAAAGACCTACCGGGTCCTCTTCCAGGACCGAGCGG CTCAGGACCGAGTTCTCAAGAAGAAGGACCACGTGATAGAATCCATGTCTGTTCAGGTGACGATGGTCGGGGACATGAAGAGCGATGAACTCCACCGCAGTAGCCAAACCTCCCGGACACCGCAGAGTGCAGATCTGTATACAGATGCCGGAAATGATTACAGAGACGAGGGCCGTCCTGGGGGCGATGACGGGTCCGGCTCACACTCCGCAGATCTGAAGACAAGTTATCGCAGCAGCGCTGCCGGCGCAGGGGGTGGGATATCTCCCTACCCAGAG ATCTTTTCTGAAACCTCAACCAGATTAAACCCCGACTTGATCCACAAGGAGCTCCTACAGGAAATCGCACACAAGTTTCCATCTCTGAAAATGACGGAGTCTGAAGCCGGCATCGAAGTGAGAGGATCCTTCGGGGAAATAGGAAAGTTGCATCGTTTCCTCCAGGTGAAGCTCGGGGGAGGGGTAAGGAGCTCATCCGCTGTTAACGATGAGGAACATGAAGAAGACGGAGAGGACGACTTGAATCTTCAGTCCGCTTTGTATGAGTACATTGCAGAAATCTACAAAGAGGAGATGGAAAAGATGCAGAAGCGATGTAACGTTCAGATTGTAGAAGTGAGGAAGTCCGTGGACAATTCTGTTATAAAACTGAAACCTCTGGGACTAAATTCCTTAATGGAACAAGCAAAGAAAATGTTTATTGATAAGGTCCAGGCCGTAACCAAGGACTGGAGCCAAAAGGAAGCGCCGCTATCCGCCATGACCGCGTCACTAGAAGCCACGAAACTGTACATGAAGGAACATCACAAGACCTTGGTCCTAGAGGAGCGCGGCCGCTTAGTTCTTCGTGGACCTGAACGTGAATTGACCCTGGCGGTGGAGGCTTTACAGAAAGGAGCGTGCAGATCTCCGCTCTCCCGCAGAGTCATAACCATCTCATCCAAGGACACGAGGAGCGAGGTGCTGGTGGACGCCAAGCACATGGACATCTTGAAGAAATTGAAGTCCAGAGAGATTGAGGAGCTCCAGCAGAAATACAGAGTGAGGATGGACGAAGAAAGCAAAGACAGAAATGTAAGTGTCACCTTCAAAGCCGTGAAGGGAGTCCCTGATCTGGGACCGCACGCCTGCCACCGCTTCACCAGTCTCCTGCAGGAGACCATCATGAACCTTCAGAGCAAAAACATCAATGGGAACCTGGAGATCGAAGAAGAAAGAGTCGCCCAGTTCAGTAGGAAGCTCCAGAGGGGCGGCATAGATGTCATTGTGGAGCGGGACCGCGGCTCCGTAACCCTCATCGCCTCTTCAATCCTTGTGGACTTTGCTGAAGAGAAGCTCCAGGAGTTCCTTAAGATACAAGATCCCCGGGAAGCTGCTGCCCCTGGAGGTGGCACTGATGAGGCGATGGACACTAGTAAAGCCCCTGACAAAAAGACGAGCGCAGAAGAGGAGACTTGTCCCATCTGCCTGGACCAGATCAAGAACAAGAAGATACTGCAGAAGTGTAAACATGAATTCTGTGATCTTTGTATCCAGCAATGTGCGAGCCTGAAGCCCGTCTGCCCGGTGTGCTCTGTGCCATATGGAGTTGTCATAGGGAACCAGCCTGATGGGACTATGACAACTATAACCCACCACCAAACCCTGCCGGGATTTCCTGGATGTGGAACCATCTCCATTCAATATGACATCCCAGGGGGTACTCAGCAG AAAAATCATCCTAATCCCGGGACGTCGTTCTCCGGCACTCATCGCACGGGCTACCTACCCGATAATCCGGAGGGCAGGGAGATTCTACACCTACTAAGAAAAGCCTTCGATCAGAAACTGATCTTCACCGTGGGGGAGTCTCGCACCACCGGCGCTAAAGACACCGTGACCTGGAACGATATTCATCATAAGACCAGCATGTACGGTGGCCCAGCAGG GTTTGGGTACCCGGATCCGAACTATCTGAGCCGAGTTCGTGATGAGCTGAAAGCCAAAGGAATCGAAATGAAGTAG